A genomic segment from Calderihabitans maritimus encodes:
- the mce gene encoding methylmalonyl-CoA epimerase, protein MVLKIDHVGIAVKSIEEARKLYEDVLGLKITETEVVPEQKVKVAFLPVGDSEVELLESTEPDGPVAKFIEKNGEGIQHIAFRVENIEEKLEELKKEGIRLIDEKPRRGAGGAKIAFLHPKVTHGTLIELCERD, encoded by the coding sequence ATGGTATTGAAAATTGACCACGTGGGGATAGCGGTAAAAAGTATTGAAGAGGCGCGGAAATTATATGAAGATGTCTTGGGTTTGAAAATAACGGAAACGGAAGTAGTTCCGGAACAAAAAGTTAAGGTGGCTTTCCTGCCGGTGGGCGACAGTGAGGTTGAGCTTCTGGAATCTACGGAACCTGATGGCCCGGTGGCGAAATTTATAGAAAAAAACGGCGAGGGGATTCAGCACATTGCCTTTAGGGTGGAAAACATTGAAGAAAAACTGGAGGAACTGAAGAAAGAGGGGATCAGGCTCATTGATGAAAAGCCTCGACGCGGGGCCGGGGGAGCGAAAATTGCTTTTCTTCACCCTAAAGTTACCCACGGAACTTTAATTGAGTTATGTGAACGAGATTAA
- a CDS encoding cobalamin B12-binding domain-containing protein, producing MSEKPIRVLIAKAGLDGHDRGAKVIARALRDAGMEVIYTGLRQTPEQIVETAIQEDVQVIGISSLSGAHMHLFPPVVELLREKGIHDVLVIGGGIIPEEDIPYLKEAGIAEVFTPGTPTSAIIKYIREHVGSTSEE from the coding sequence GTGAGCGAAAAACCTATTCGGGTTCTAATTGCTAAAGCAGGACTGGACGGCCACGACCGAGGAGCCAAGGTTATTGCCCGGGCTTTAAGGGATGCCGGGATGGAGGTTATCTACACCGGGCTGAGGCAGACGCCGGAACAAATAGTGGAAACAGCTATTCAAGAGGACGTCCAGGTTATCGGCATAAGCAGTTTATCCGGGGCCCATATGCATCTTTTCCCGCCGGTGGTGGAGTTGTTGCGTGAGAAAGGTATTCATGACGTGTTGGTAATTGGTGGAGGCATCATACCGGAGGAAGATATTCCTTATTTGAAGGAAGCAGGAATTGCCGAAGTCTTCACTCCGGGTACACCGACTTCTGCTATCATAAAATATATCCGTGAACATGTAGGCTCCACTTCTGAGGAGTGA
- a CDS encoding acyl-CoA mutase large subunit family protein — MFDKTKLEELEGREQKWKDQVKSKIERYPERREEFETDSKITIERLYTPVSLKDFDYGEDLGFPGEYPFTRGVQPTMYRGRLWTMRQYAGFGTAEETNQRFKYLLEQGQTGLSVAFDLPTQIGYDSDHMLARGEVGKVGVAIDSLQDMETLFDGIPLDQVSTSMTINAPAAIILAMYIAVAEKQGVPPHKLKGTIQNDILKEYVARGTYIFPPGPSMRLITDIFAYCAKNVPNWNTISISGYHIREAGSTAVQEIAFTLANGIAYVQAAIDAGLDVDQFAPRLSFFFNAHLNFFEEIAKFRAARRIWAKIMKERFGAKNPRSMMLRFHTQTAGCTLTAQQPSVNIIRVAFQALSAVLGGTQSLHTNSYDEALALPSEESVLIALRTQQVIAHEIGVTDTVDPLGGSYFIESLTNQIEENVWKYIEEIDKMGGAPKAIEKGYMQKEIQDSAYRYQQAVESGEKVVIGVNKFKMKEEPPKGLLKVDPAVVERQIEKLKKLKEERDPRQVAEALKHLRSAACSDENLMPAILEAVKAYATLGEICNVLREVFGEYQQQIVV; from the coding sequence TTGTTTGACAAAACTAAGCTGGAAGAGTTAGAAGGTCGCGAGCAAAAATGGAAAGATCAGGTAAAAAGTAAGATAGAGCGTTACCCGGAAAGAAGGGAAGAGTTTGAAACGGATTCTAAGATTACGATAGAACGGTTGTATACTCCTGTATCATTAAAAGATTTCGATTACGGTGAGGACCTAGGATTCCCCGGTGAATATCCTTTTACGCGCGGCGTACAGCCGACTATGTACCGGGGTCGTCTGTGGACCATGCGGCAGTACGCCGGTTTCGGTACGGCGGAAGAGACTAACCAGCGGTTCAAATATCTGCTGGAACAGGGACAAACGGGCCTGAGCGTGGCTTTTGATCTTCCCACTCAGATTGGATACGATTCCGACCATATGCTGGCACGGGGAGAAGTAGGGAAAGTAGGCGTGGCAATTGATTCCCTGCAGGACATGGAGACCCTGTTTGATGGAATCCCCCTCGACCAGGTGAGTACCTCCATGACCATTAATGCTCCTGCAGCCATTATTCTAGCTATGTATATTGCGGTAGCTGAAAAGCAGGGTGTGCCTCCTCATAAGTTGAAGGGAACTATCCAAAATGACATTCTCAAAGAATACGTGGCCCGGGGTACATATATCTTCCCGCCGGGGCCTTCTATGCGGTTGATTACTGATATCTTTGCCTATTGTGCCAAGAATGTGCCTAACTGGAACACCATTAGCATAAGCGGCTATCACATTCGAGAGGCTGGGTCCACTGCCGTTCAGGAAATAGCCTTTACCCTGGCCAACGGGATCGCTTACGTCCAAGCAGCAATTGACGCAGGACTGGACGTTGACCAGTTTGCACCTCGCCTATCCTTCTTCTTCAATGCTCATTTAAACTTTTTCGAAGAAATCGCTAAATTCCGGGCGGCTCGGCGGATTTGGGCAAAGATAATGAAAGAAAGATTCGGCGCTAAGAACCCCAGGTCCATGATGCTTCGCTTCCATACTCAGACGGCAGGATGCACCCTGACGGCTCAGCAACCCAGCGTTAATATTATACGAGTGGCATTCCAGGCTCTTAGTGCTGTTTTAGGTGGTACCCAATCCCTGCATACCAACTCCTACGATGAGGCTCTGGCTCTGCCCAGCGAGGAATCGGTATTGATAGCGCTGCGTACCCAGCAGGTCATTGCCCACGAGATAGGGGTAACGGATACGGTCGATCCTCTGGGCGGCTCCTACTTTATAGAATCTTTGACTAATCAAATTGAAGAGAATGTATGGAAATATATCGAGGAAATCGATAAAATGGGCGGAGCGCCGAAGGCCATTGAGAAAGGTTATATGCAGAAGGAGATTCAAGATAGCGCTTACCGATACCAGCAGGCAGTAGAGAGTGGGGAAAAGGTAGTTATCGGCGTTAACAAATTTAAGATGAAGGAAGAACCACCCAAAGGGCTGTTAAAAGTTGACCCGGCAGTGGTAGAAAGGCAGATTGAAAAACTGAAAAAACTAAAAGAAGAGAGAGATCCCAGACAAGTAGCAGAAGCGTTGAAACATTTGCGTTCTGCCGCTTGCAGCGATGAGAATCTGATGCCGGCCATTTTGGAAGCGGTTAAAGCTTATGCTACCCTGGGTGAAATTTGTAATGTGCTGCGGGAGGTTTTCGGAGAGTACCAGCAGCAGATAGTGGTGTAG
- the sucD gene encoding succinate--CoA ligase subunit alpha, producing the protein MAIYIGENTKVIVQGITGNQGSFHTRQMLAYGTKIVAGVSPGKGGQTVEGVPVYDTVAAAMEEHGADASVLFIPAPFAKDAAFEAIDAGIKVVVIITEHIPVHDEMEIIAFARRRGVTVVGPNTFGIISSGKCKIGIMPNQFFVPGEVGVVSRSGTLSYEIVANLKAAGMGTSTVVGLGGDRVVGLNFKDVLEKFEEDEETKAVVMVGEIGGSAEEEAAAFIKEHISKPVVAYLAGKSAPPGKRMGHAGAIIERGKGTFEGKVKALTEAGVRVAELPFEVPQLLREVLEFRAQ; encoded by the coding sequence GTGGCGATATATATAGGGGAAAATACGAAGGTAATAGTGCAGGGAATTACGGGAAACCAGGGTTCTTTTCATACCCGGCAGATGCTTGCCTACGGGACAAAAATAGTCGCAGGCGTGTCACCGGGTAAGGGTGGTCAAACCGTAGAAGGAGTTCCGGTGTACGACACGGTAGCTGCGGCCATGGAGGAACACGGGGCCGATGCTTCAGTGTTGTTTATACCTGCCCCTTTTGCCAAGGACGCGGCTTTTGAGGCCATCGACGCGGGTATTAAGGTAGTGGTTATTATTACTGAGCATATTCCTGTCCATGATGAAATGGAAATCATTGCTTTTGCCCGGAGAAGAGGAGTGACGGTTGTAGGGCCCAACACTTTTGGAATCATCTCCTCCGGGAAGTGCAAGATAGGAATTATGCCCAACCAGTTTTTTGTTCCGGGGGAGGTCGGCGTGGTTTCTCGGAGCGGTACCTTAAGTTATGAAATAGTAGCTAATCTTAAGGCCGCCGGTATGGGCACCAGCACCGTAGTCGGGTTGGGCGGTGACCGGGTAGTAGGTCTTAATTTCAAGGATGTGCTGGAAAAGTTCGAGGAGGATGAAGAGACGAAGGCGGTAGTAATGGTGGGAGAAATTGGCGGTTCAGCGGAGGAAGAAGCGGCTGCCTTTATAAAAGAGCACATTAGCAAGCCGGTAGTGGCCTACCTGGCCGGTAAAAGTGCGCCGCCGGGCAAGAGGATGGGACATGCGGGAGCTATAATTGAGCGAGGCAAAGGTACTTTCGAAGGTAAAGTTAAGGCGCTGACGGAAGCGGGAGTGCGGGTTGCCGAATTGCCCTTTGAGGTACCGCAGTTATTGCGGGAAGTCTTGGAATTCCGGGCGCAATAG
- the sucC gene encoding ADP-forming succinate--CoA ligase subunit beta, with amino-acid sequence MKLYEFMGKELFKKYGIPVPQGLVASTPEEAGRAAAEMGEVVLKSQILTGKRGKAGGIKFACNPEEAVAEAKQLLGMELRGFKVEKILVEKKIAIDQELYLAITVDGSARQPVILASAEGGMDIEEVPEEKIVKKLVDVTIGVQPYMARDIAWLLGLSGEMAKQAAKIITALYRVFKENDAELVEINPLVVSGNRLLAADAKVTIDDEALYRQPELPRVEEKTETEKKAHALGLSYVELDGDIAIMANGAGITMATLDIIQHYGGRPANFLDAGGGAGVETTARALEILLATNPKVIFINIFGGITRCDDVANAFVQVKEKQDIPVPVVIRLVGTNEELGVKILKEHGIEAYRTMDEAARKAVELARTS; translated from the coding sequence GTGAAACTGTATGAGTTTATGGGGAAGGAGTTATTTAAGAAATACGGAATACCGGTTCCGCAAGGTTTGGTAGCGTCCACGCCGGAAGAAGCCGGTAGAGCGGCAGCAGAGATGGGAGAAGTGGTGCTTAAATCTCAAATACTTACCGGCAAAAGGGGTAAGGCCGGAGGAATAAAGTTTGCTTGCAACCCGGAAGAGGCCGTGGCAGAGGCTAAGCAGCTTCTGGGGATGGAATTAAGGGGATTTAAAGTAGAAAAAATCCTGGTGGAGAAAAAGATTGCTATTGACCAGGAACTATATTTAGCCATTACCGTAGACGGGTCGGCTCGACAGCCGGTGATCCTGGCCTCGGCGGAAGGTGGAATGGATATAGAAGAAGTGCCGGAGGAGAAAATTGTAAAGAAGTTGGTGGATGTAACCATTGGGGTACAACCGTACATGGCTCGAGATATTGCGTGGCTTTTAGGATTGAGCGGTGAAATGGCTAAACAGGCGGCAAAAATTATAACTGCCCTGTACCGCGTTTTTAAGGAGAACGATGCAGAACTGGTTGAGATTAATCCACTGGTTGTGAGCGGCAACCGGTTGTTGGCGGCAGATGCGAAGGTTACTATAGACGATGAGGCGCTGTACCGCCAGCCGGAGCTTCCGAGGGTGGAGGAAAAGACGGAGACGGAGAAAAAGGCTCATGCGTTGGGACTATCCTATGTTGAACTGGACGGTGATATTGCCATTATGGCCAACGGAGCCGGTATCACCATGGCCACTCTAGACATTATCCAGCACTATGGTGGCCGGCCGGCTAATTTCTTGGACGCGGGAGGAGGAGCTGGAGTAGAAACGACTGCCCGGGCCTTAGAAATCCTTCTGGCTACGAATCCCAAAGTGATATTCATCAATATTTTCGGAGGCATTACCCGTTGTGATGATGTGGCCAATGCTTTCGTGCAGGTGAAAGAAAAACAGGATATCCCGGTGCCGGTAGTAATCCGTTTGGTGGGGACCAACGAGGAGCTTGGAGTTAAGATATTAAAAGAACACGGCATTGAAGCTTACCGGACTATGGACGAGGCGGCTCGGAAAGCTGTCGAGCTGGCTCGGACCAGTTAG